Genomic DNA from Manihot esculenta cultivar AM560-2 chromosome 15, M.esculenta_v8, whole genome shotgun sequence:
GATTATCTATATTCCTTTCTTTATGTTTACCAAACGAATTCTCTTTCTTCATTTTGGTTAAATCTACAAGATGGGCAATGGCCAAAATGACCATAGCAAGTAACTGTAACCTGTGTAAGGGGTAGCCTGATGGATTTCAGAGTTCTGTTCTTGGGCAGCAATTGTTTATAGTGGAACTAATTAGTAGCAAGCCTCTTTTTAGTAATTAGGGCACTTTTGCATTCACCTTTATCCATGGATTTCATTTCCTTTATACATTTCACTGCTATGGGATTTGATCATAAATTAGTATAAACATGAAAATTGCGAAACAAAAATTGGTTTATAATGATATTTTGTCAGGCCAAGGTTGTCGTTGACCCTGAATTCATGTACAATTACTGCGTGTACGACTCAGAGATTGCAACAAGTTTAGGAATTACTGCAACTGTACTACTTTTGGTGAGTCAAGTTCTCACAGTGAGGTTGGCCTGTccattctccttctccttcaggAAGGCCCTGAAGCATGGAGGTTACAGAACTTGTGCAGTGATCCTTTCCATTACCTCCTGGTAAGTGACTACAATTAAGTTGCAGGAAAAATGGATTTTTGGGATTTAATTATAGAAGATATTAATCTGTAGTGTTAATTAGGATTACATTCATGGCTGCTGAGGGATGTTTGGTGGTGGGTTCTGTGAGGAATTCTCAACACACCAAATACAGGACCATATTCGGTGATGACCCGCCTTATTGTGAGACGTTGAGGAAGGGAGTTTTTGAGGCAGGGGCAGCTCTCACA
This window encodes:
- the LOC110601227 gene encoding uncharacterized protein LOC110601227; protein product: MASTLLFLALFVLDFIAFALALQAEHMRSTAKVVVDPEFMYNYCVYDSEIATSLGITATVLLLVSQVLTVRLACPFSFSFRKALKHGGYRTCAVILSITSWITFMAAEGCLVVGSVRNSQHTKYRTIFGDDPPYCETLRKGVFEAGAALTLHTSLFSKMNYVCCFKHQVQEGFDTDNTELGTYASI